From a region of the Candidatus Brocadia sp. genome:
- the ltrA gene encoding group II intron reverse transcriptase/maturase yields MLKYHSLRDKVFSLRNLYAAFGHVKKNKGKAGLDRVSIKQFESDLENNLQAVHKELKTAIYNPAPVLRVYIPKGRHDKRPLGIPIVKDRVVQQAFRQIIEPIFEKEFSDNSFGFRPNRCCHDAIKRIEQYKQQGYRNILDADIKAFYDTIPHKLIMNSLREKIADGWVLNSIENMLKAGVMENGIVHETNQGTPQGGVISPLLANLIGDIIDKELEKAGYKFVRYADDFVVMTKTKEELPAALQYVKEIIEGKLEMKLSEDKTRLTNFKRGFRFLGYNFMGKNKGVSMKSLDKLKDAVRDITKRTQGVNLQAVIDTLNPAIRGHVNYFRLGNVQTVYRSSDCWVRMRLRSFKFSRKWKTDNKRFPVHRFFKMGLLSFEREFLKARAKA; encoded by the coding sequence ATGCTTAAGTATCATTCTTTAAGAGACAAGGTATTCAGTCTGAGAAACCTTTATGCGGCTTTTGGGCACGTAAAGAAGAATAAAGGCAAGGCTGGTCTCGACAGGGTAAGTATTAAGCAGTTTGAAAGTGACCTTGAGAATAATCTACAAGCTGTTCACAAGGAACTGAAAACCGCCATATACAACCCTGCGCCCGTCTTAAGGGTCTACATTCCCAAAGGCAGGCATGACAAGAGACCTCTTGGCATTCCCATTGTCAAGGACAGGGTAGTACAGCAAGCGTTCAGACAAATCATAGAGCCAATATTCGAGAAAGAATTCTCGGATAACAGCTTTGGATTTCGTCCAAACAGATGCTGTCATGATGCTATCAAACGGATTGAACAGTATAAGCAGCAAGGGTATCGGAACATTTTGGACGCCGATATAAAGGCGTTCTATGACACCATACCTCACAAGCTTATCATGAACTCCTTGCGTGAGAAAATCGCTGACGGATGGGTTTTGAACAGTATCGAGAACATGCTCAAGGCAGGGGTCATGGAGAACGGCATCGTGCATGAGACAAATCAAGGCACTCCGCAAGGAGGCGTCATATCTCCCTTGCTTGCAAACCTTATCGGTGACATCATCGACAAGGAGCTTGAAAAGGCAGGATATAAATTTGTCCGCTATGCCGATGACTTCGTTGTCATGACTAAAACAAAAGAAGAACTCCCTGCCGCCCTTCAGTACGTCAAAGAAATCATCGAAGGGAAACTTGAAATGAAGCTGAGCGAGGATAAAACCAGGCTCACCAACTTCAAACGAGGCTTCCGGTTTCTCGGATATAATTTCATGGGCAAGAACAAGGGTGTAAGCATGAAATCCCTGGACAAACTCAAGGACGCCGTCAGAGACATCACCAAACGCACACAAGGCGTCAACCTGCAAGCCGTCATTGATACATTAAATCCTGCCATAAGGGGACATGTCAACTATTTTCGGCTGGGCAATGTACAAACGGTATATCGCTCGTCAGACTGCTGGGTACGCATGAGACTGAGAAGTTTCAAGTTTTCGAGAAAATGGAAAACTGACAACAAACGTTTCCCGGTACACCGATTCTTTAAGATGGGGTTACTCTCATTTGAAAGAGAATTTCTTAAGGCACGTGCAAAGGCATGA
- a CDS encoding radical SAM protein, with protein MPRETILLTILPVTWPHMPPVGLGYLQAFLSQKDIHADLIDFNHLFYTLSDQQLQKQWLVSCNTFYEENILSLIQQRHFKEFQDAVERMLTYGTVGFSCFKSNFKTTLSIAGILKSKKDTIKIVLGGPEITRQYFREKGNLSQELLQRADYLIVGEGEIPLYQYLIDNSTCKKIAAFRQLDDLTGLPFPRYTGINMNAYPRKNTVPIQFSRGCIRRCNFCSERLLYKNFRTRPASSLMEEIQYHKINNKTQYFVFYDSLINADLKKLHALCDGIIERFGSIHWEAQIAIRNDMNEKLFEKMRQSGCYSLFVGLESGSDDTLKNMNKGFSAEAAINFFIKLHTAGIFFGVSIIVGYPGETDQDFQNTVDFIIRHKSMIPQIAQINPFTYYDGTSANETADYRVNPTAIKRMDILVHEIKRYKIKHTNAFIGNLIEKCVP; from the coding sequence ATGCCAAGAGAAACGATCCTTCTCACGATTTTGCCGGTAACCTGGCCTCATATGCCACCTGTTGGCCTGGGATACCTTCAGGCATTTCTTTCACAGAAGGACATCCATGCCGATCTTATAGACTTTAATCACCTTTTCTATACCTTATCAGACCAGCAGTTGCAAAAGCAATGGCTGGTAAGCTGTAACACATTTTATGAGGAAAATATTCTTTCTCTTATACAACAGCGCCATTTTAAAGAATTTCAGGATGCAGTAGAAAGAATGCTAACCTACGGCACCGTAGGATTCTCCTGTTTTAAAAGCAACTTCAAAACCACCCTGAGCATTGCAGGGATCTTGAAATCAAAGAAAGATACAATTAAAATTGTCCTGGGCGGCCCGGAAATCACCCGTCAATATTTTCGGGAAAAAGGAAATCTTTCTCAGGAACTCCTCCAGAGAGCTGACTATCTGATCGTGGGTGAAGGCGAAATACCTTTGTATCAATATCTCATCGATAACAGTACCTGTAAAAAGATTGCAGCGTTCAGGCAACTCGATGATTTAACAGGCCTACCCTTTCCCCGCTATACCGGAATCAACATGAATGCCTACCCCAGAAAGAATACCGTACCTATTCAATTTTCCCGGGGATGTATCCGGAGGTGTAACTTCTGTTCGGAAAGGCTTCTTTACAAAAATTTCAGAACAAGACCCGCCAGTAGCCTTATGGAGGAAATCCAATATCACAAGATAAACAATAAGACGCAGTACTTTGTATTCTACGATTCCTTAATCAATGCTGACCTGAAGAAGTTACATGCATTATGCGACGGCATCATTGAGCGTTTTGGGTCAATTCACTGGGAGGCGCAGATAGCTATCAGAAACGATATGAACGAAAAGCTCTTTGAAAAAATGAGACAAAGTGGCTGCTATAGCCTATTTGTTGGATTGGAGTCCGGGTCAGACGACACCTTGAAAAACATGAACAAGGGCTTTAGCGCAGAAGCAGCCATTAACTTCTTCATCAAACTCCACACAGCGGGCATTTTCTTTGGCGTAAGCATCATCGTTGGTTATCCAGGTGAGACCGATCAGGATTTTCAGAATACCGTGGATTTCATCATCCGGCACAAGAGTATGATACCTCAAATTGCCCAAATTAACCCCTTCACGTACTATGATGGGACATCGGCTAATGAAACGGCAGATTATCGGGTAAATCCAACAGCCATTAAAAGAATGGATATACTTGTCCATGAAATAAAACGATATAAAATCAAGCATACCAATGCATTTATTGGAAATTTAATCGAGAAATGCGTGCCTTGA
- a CDS encoding molybdopterin-dependent oxidoreductase produces the protein MKLTRRTFLQVAGATGATFTLADKAMAFRLLKPAVEVGNPLDAYPDRSWESVYRDQYRYDRTFTYTCSPNDTHACRVRAFVRNEVLMRVEQNYDHQNYSDLYGNKATRNWNPRMCLKGYTFHRRVYGPYRLRYPLIRRGWKQWADDGFPELTPENKSKYMFDARGQDELLKASWDEAWTYAAKGIIHITKKYSGEEGAKKLIEQGYPKEMVDAMKGAGTRTFKGRGGMGLLGVIGKYGMYRFNNTLALVDSHNRGVGPDKALGGRNWSNYTWHGDQAPGHPFVHGLQTSDVDMNDIRFSKLVIQTGKNLIENKMPEAHWLTEVMERGGKLVVITPEYSPSAQKADYWIPVRCNTDTALFLGLTKILMDEKLYDADYVKKFTDFPLLVRTDTLKRLQAKDVFLNYQLEDISQGASFKIHGLHDDQREIIGDFVVWDTKTNSPKPITRDDVGDKLVGKGIDPALDGTFMVKTVDGKEIEVMPLFEMYKIHLKDYDIDSVVEMTNSPKELIERLAHDIATIKPVAIHYGEGINHWFHATLFNRSTYLPLMLTGNVGYKGSGSHTWSGNYKAGNFQASKWSGPGFYGWVAEDVFNPNLDPNAPAMDLKVKGRAYDEEVAYWNHNDRPLIVNTPKYGRKCFTGKTHMPTPTKIMWFTNVNLVNNAKHVYQMLKNVNPNIEQIMSTDIEVTGSIEYADFAFPANSWVEFETHEITSSCSNPFVQIWKGGIRPVNDTKDDVMILAGMATKLGELLRDMRFRDYWKFALEGRPEVYIQRLLDGSTTFKGYTFDDIVNGKYGEPGVALLLYRTYPRQPFWEQVHESLPFYTPTGRMQAYNDESEIIEYGENFIVHREGPEATQYLPNVIVSTNPYIRPDNYGIPESAEHWDERTVRNIKKSWSDTKQTRNFLWEKGYKFYCVTPKSRHTVHSQWAVTDWNFIWNNNFGDPYRMDKRMPGVGEHQININPQAAKDLGINDGDYVYVDANPADRPYEGWKPSDPFYKVSRLMLRAKYNPSYPYGVTMMKHSAWISTERSVKAHESRPDGRALSAGTGYQSSFRYGSQQSITRDWSMPMHQLDSLFHKSKTSMKFIFGYEADNHGINTTPKETLVKITKAEDGGMGGKGVWDPAKTGYTAGNENDFMKRYLNGELIKIEKA, from the coding sequence ATGAAGCTTACCAGAAGGACGTTCCTGCAGGTAGCAGGAGCAACGGGAGCGACCTTTACCCTTGCCGATAAGGCGATGGCGTTCAGGTTATTGAAACCTGCCGTGGAGGTGGGAAATCCGTTAGATGCTTATCCTGACCGTTCATGGGAAAGCGTGTATCGGGATCAATATCGATACGATCGTACATTTACCTATACTTGCTCTCCAAATGATACTCACGCCTGCAGAGTTAGGGCATTTGTAAGAAATGAAGTGCTCATGAGAGTTGAGCAAAACTACGATCACCAAAATTATTCTGATCTGTATGGAAACAAGGCCACGAGGAATTGGAATCCCAGGATGTGCCTCAAGGGCTATACCTTTCATCGCCGGGTGTACGGACCTTACCGGTTAAGGTATCCGCTTATCAGAAGAGGCTGGAAGCAGTGGGCGGATGACGGTTTCCCGGAATTGACGCCGGAAAATAAATCAAAATATATGTTTGATGCCAGGGGACAGGATGAGCTTTTAAAGGCATCATGGGATGAGGCGTGGACATATGCTGCAAAGGGGATTATTCATATAACCAAAAAATATAGTGGTGAGGAAGGTGCAAAGAAGCTCATAGAGCAGGGCTATCCGAAAGAAATGGTGGATGCCATGAAGGGTGCAGGAACACGTACCTTTAAGGGCCGTGGCGGGATGGGTCTCCTTGGCGTTATTGGAAAATACGGTATGTACAGGTTCAACAACACGCTTGCCCTGGTTGATAGCCACAATAGGGGTGTAGGGCCGGATAAGGCGTTAGGCGGGAGGAACTGGTCGAACTATACATGGCATGGTGATCAGGCGCCTGGACACCCCTTTGTTCATGGATTGCAAACCTCAGATGTCGACATGAATGATATTCGATTTTCAAAGCTTGTCATTCAAACGGGGAAGAATCTTATAGAAAATAAGATGCCTGAGGCGCATTGGCTTACGGAGGTTATGGAAAGAGGGGGCAAGCTTGTTGTCATTACACCTGAGTACAGCCCTTCCGCCCAAAAAGCGGATTACTGGATACCGGTTAGATGCAATACCGATACAGCGTTGTTCCTGGGTTTAACCAAGATATTGATGGATGAAAAGTTGTACGATGCGGATTATGTGAAGAAATTTACCGATTTCCCCCTGCTTGTCAGGACAGACACCCTGAAGAGGCTGCAGGCAAAGGATGTTTTCCTGAATTATCAGTTGGAAGACATTTCTCAAGGTGCAAGTTTTAAGATTCATGGTTTGCATGATGATCAGAGGGAAATTATTGGTGATTTTGTGGTATGGGATACAAAGACCAACAGCCCGAAACCGATCACCAGGGACGACGTTGGTGATAAGTTGGTGGGTAAAGGCATTGATCCAGCCCTGGATGGCACATTTATGGTAAAAACAGTGGATGGTAAAGAGATTGAGGTCATGCCGCTCTTTGAGATGTATAAAATACATCTTAAAGATTATGATATTGATAGCGTAGTGGAAATGACAAACTCTCCGAAAGAGTTAATAGAAAGGTTAGCACACGATATTGCAACCATAAAGCCTGTGGCAATCCACTATGGTGAGGGTATCAATCATTGGTTTCATGCGACTTTATTTAACAGATCAACGTATCTGCCTCTGATGTTAACCGGCAACGTAGGATATAAAGGTTCTGGTTCACATACCTGGTCTGGTAACTATAAGGCAGGTAATTTTCAGGCTTCCAAATGGAGCGGCCCCGGATTCTATGGATGGGTTGCAGAGGATGTATTTAATCCAAACCTCGATCCAAATGCACCGGCAATGGACCTGAAGGTAAAGGGACGTGCTTATGATGAAGAGGTGGCTTACTGGAATCATAATGACAGGCCGTTGATTGTTAACACACCCAAGTATGGACGTAAATGCTTTACGGGAAAGACGCATATGCCGACACCGACTAAGATTATGTGGTTTACCAACGTGAACCTGGTTAACAATGCAAAGCATGTGTATCAAATGCTTAAGAATGTAAATCCGAATATTGAACAAATTATGTCTACCGATATTGAGGTGACGGGTTCTATTGAGTATGCAGACTTTGCATTTCCGGCCAATTCCTGGGTGGAGTTTGAGACTCATGAGATTACCAGCTCCTGTTCTAATCCATTTGTCCAGATATGGAAGGGCGGCATAAGGCCAGTCAATGACACAAAAGACGATGTGATGATCCTTGCAGGCATGGCAACGAAATTGGGAGAATTGCTCCGGGATATGAGGTTCCGGGATTACTGGAAATTTGCCCTGGAGGGCAGACCAGAAGTGTATATCCAGAGACTGTTAGATGGGAGTACAACCTTTAAGGGTTATACTTTTGATGACATTGTGAATGGAAAATATGGAGAACCGGGTGTTGCCTTGTTGCTTTACAGAACCTATCCAAGGCAGCCATTCTGGGAGCAGGTGCACGAGAGTCTTCCTTTCTATACGCCGACGGGAAGGATGCAGGCTTACAATGATGAGTCAGAAATTATCGAGTACGGTGAGAATTTTATCGTGCACCGTGAAGGGCCTGAGGCTACTCAGTATCTGCCGAATGTTATTGTAAGTACCAATCCATATATCCGTCCTGATAATTATGGAATTCCAGAAAGCGCTGAACACTGGGATGAACGGACCGTCAGGAACATCAAGAAGTCATGGTCCGATACCAAGCAGACCAGGAACTTCCTGTGGGAGAAGGGATACAAGTTCTATTGTGTAACACCGAAGTCAAGGCACACAGTGCATTCGCAGTGGGCGGTAACAGACTGGAACTTTATCTGGAATAATAACTTTGGAGATCCATACCGGATGGACAAGAGAATGCCTGGTGTAGGAGAGCATCAAATTAACATAAACCCACAGGCGGCAAAAGATCTGGGTATCAATGACGGTGACTATGTTTATGTTGATGCAAATCCGGCCGACAGGCCATATGAAGGCTGGAAACCGAGCGACCCATTCTATAAAGTTTCAAGACTTATGCTGAGAGCAAAGTATAACCCGTCCTATCCTTATGGAGTAACAATGATGAAGCATTCTGCATGGATATCAACGGAAAGAAGTGTGAAGGCGCATGAGTCAAGACCTGACGGCAGGGCGTTATCCGCCGGAACAGGATATCAGTCCAGCTTCCGTTACGGTTCTCAGCAGAGTATCACGAGGGATTGGTCTATGCCGATGCACCAACTGGACAGCCTGTTCCATAAATCGAAGACCAGCATGAAGTTTATCTTTGGCTATGAGGCTGATAATCATGGCATCAATACAACACCAAAGGAGACTTTGGTGAAGATTACGAAAGCGGAGGACGGTGGCATGGGAGGCAAGGGTGTTTGGGATCCTGCAAAGACCGGATATACCGCCGGAAATGAAAATGACTTCATGAAGAGGTATCTGAATGGTGAGTTAATAAAAATAGAAAAAGCGTAA
- the sppA gene encoding signal peptide peptidase SppA — protein sequence MKHNHFFLISVAALTLCLVFISGCSFISISLTPAIAPFGETTVSGSGKEKILIIDVSGIISEERKRGLAGLSEEPDMVARIKEELKMAARDKHMKAIILRINSPGGTVTASDMIYHELEQFKKKTGMKIIACIMDLGASGGYYVAVSADKIIAHPTTVTGSIGVIMLNLSVEGLLQKIGVKDASIKTGEHKDMGSPLKTMTNEERRIFQGVMDTLYERFLTVIAENRKDLALEKLKTLADGRIYTAQQALEHGLIDQIGYLDEAVLLAKKATSLDKARVVIYHRPGIYKNNLYSQLNQGGFGTINLLNIDLKTFVNSGTPSFMYLWAP from the coding sequence ATGAAACATAACCATTTTTTTCTTATTTCTGTCGCCGCTTTGACTTTGTGCCTCGTCTTTATTTCAGGCTGTAGCTTTATATCGATTTCCCTGACACCGGCAATCGCACCGTTCGGAGAAACGACCGTCTCCGGAAGCGGCAAAGAAAAGATCCTTATCATCGATGTTTCCGGCATTATTTCTGAAGAACGGAAGCGTGGTCTCGCAGGACTCTCCGAGGAGCCCGATATGGTTGCTCGCATCAAAGAAGAGCTGAAGATGGCTGCCAGAGACAAGCATATGAAAGCCATCATCCTTCGTATCAATAGTCCGGGTGGCACCGTTACCGCGTCCGACATGATTTATCACGAGCTTGAGCAGTTTAAGAAAAAAACCGGCATGAAGATTATTGCATGCATCATGGATTTAGGCGCATCGGGTGGTTATTACGTAGCCGTTTCCGCAGACAAGATTATAGCCCATCCAACAACGGTCACCGGCAGTATTGGCGTTATCATGCTCAACCTCAGTGTTGAAGGACTCCTCCAGAAGATCGGAGTGAAAGACGCCTCCATTAAAACAGGTGAACACAAGGACATGGGCTCACCTCTGAAAACGATGACGAATGAGGAACGAAGGATATTTCAGGGCGTAATGGATACCTTGTACGAAAGGTTTTTAACGGTCATTGCGGAAAACAGGAAGGATCTAGCCCTGGAAAAACTGAAAACACTTGCCGATGGCAGGATTTACACTGCCCAACAGGCATTGGAACACGGCCTTATTGATCAGATAGGTTATCTCGATGAAGCTGTTTTGCTGGCAAAGAAGGCAACCAGTCTGGATAAGGCACGAGTCGTGATATATCACAGGCCGGGAATTTATAAGAACAACCTTTATTCCCAACTCAACCAGGGAGGTTTTGGCACCATTAACCTCCTCAACATCGACCTCAAAACATTCGTCAATTCAGGCACACCCTCGTTTATGTATCTCTGGGCACCGTAA
- the tig gene encoding trigger factor produces MNVTIEEAGPCKKVLKFEISKETIESEFEKKTVEVCDTVELPGFRKGRAPRKLVEKRFGPQIKDEVKQSVVSGCYQKTLDEHKLNPVGDPKFGEIALEMGKPLTFDVTLEVWPSFEVNQYKGLPLKKKPAEVTEDDLQKALRDMAIRKAQLTVVKDGKVQKGDQVICDCTVEVDGNAVLKDEDIEIPVADGVAVAATIIPDLARKLDGSISGEEREFNIKLSQDFVNEEYRGKEAKLELMVKEIKRLILPDINEDFAKTLGFQSLEDLKSQMKKRIEIDKKRWVEDDLRNQILDILLDQTKVELPQDFLSYHTDQRVYKHQLDLLNRGVPLEEIQKQTEMIKSASAESVMRELKASLIMSYIAEKEKVFITENEVEQRIASIARAYNADTMRVRKQLERQGNLSYLRSDMREAKVMNLLLKEAKIAE; encoded by the coding sequence ATGAATGTTACCATTGAAGAAGCTGGTCCTTGTAAAAAGGTTTTAAAATTCGAAATTTCCAAGGAAACGATTGAAAGTGAGTTTGAGAAGAAGACGGTAGAGGTTTGTGATACCGTAGAATTGCCCGGTTTCAGAAAGGGGCGTGCACCACGAAAATTAGTTGAAAAACGGTTTGGTCCGCAAATTAAAGACGAGGTAAAACAATCGGTTGTGAGTGGCTGTTATCAGAAGACACTTGATGAACACAAACTGAACCCGGTAGGTGACCCAAAATTCGGTGAAATAGCGCTGGAAATGGGAAAACCGCTCACGTTTGATGTGACGTTAGAGGTATGGCCGTCCTTTGAAGTCAATCAATACAAAGGTTTGCCGTTAAAGAAAAAGCCAGCCGAAGTGACCGAGGACGATTTGCAAAAGGCACTAAGGGATATGGCTATCCGGAAGGCACAATTGACGGTGGTGAAAGACGGAAAGGTGCAAAAAGGTGATCAGGTTATCTGCGATTGTACCGTAGAGGTTGATGGGAATGCCGTGCTGAAAGATGAGGATATTGAAATTCCGGTGGCAGATGGCGTTGCGGTTGCCGCTACAATAATCCCTGATTTAGCCAGGAAACTCGATGGCTCAATATCCGGTGAAGAGCGTGAGTTTAACATAAAACTCTCGCAGGATTTTGTAAACGAGGAGTATCGGGGGAAAGAAGCAAAATTGGAACTTATGGTGAAAGAAATAAAACGCCTGATACTGCCCGATATTAATGAAGATTTCGCGAAAACCTTGGGTTTTCAATCTCTTGAAGATTTGAAATCCCAGATGAAAAAACGAATTGAGATTGATAAAAAGAGATGGGTCGAAGACGATTTAAGAAATCAGATACTTGACATCCTTCTTGATCAAACGAAGGTTGAATTACCTCAGGATTTTTTGAGTTATCATACTGATCAAAGGGTGTACAAACATCAGTTGGATTTATTAAACAGGGGGGTTCCCTTAGAAGAAATCCAAAAGCAGACGGAAATGATCAAGAGTGCATCAGCAGAATCAGTAATGCGGGAGTTAAAAGCATCACTGATTATGAGTTATATTGCTGAAAAAGAAAAAGTATTTATCACCGAAAATGAAGTTGAACAACGAATTGCCAGTATTGCCAGGGCGTATAATGCGGATACGATGCGGGTTCGTAAACAACTGGAACGACAGGGAAATTTGTCGTATTTGCGAAGCGACATGCGTGAAGCAAAAGTGATGAACCTGCTTCTGAAAGAAGCCAAGATAGCAGAGTAA
- a CDS encoding ATP-dependent Clp protease proteolytic subunit — protein sequence MPYVVEKTGFGERHYDIFSRLLKDRIIFIGSAIEDTLANLVIAQILFLQNENKNQDINIYINSPGGSITSGLAIYDTMQFVQCDVATYCIGQAYSMAAILLAGGTKGKRFGLPHTRIMLHQPWGGMRGTATDISIQAEEILRMKKCLNGILVKHTGQPLERVELDVDRDFYMSSHEAKAYGLVDEVIESLRDKKK from the coding sequence GTGCCTTATGTCGTTGAAAAAACCGGGTTTGGTGAGAGGCATTATGATATATTCTCGAGATTACTCAAGGACCGTATTATCTTTATTGGTTCAGCTATCGAGGACACGTTAGCAAATCTGGTAATTGCTCAGATACTATTTCTCCAGAACGAGAACAAGAACCAGGATATTAACATTTACATTAATTCACCGGGGGGATCCATTACCTCCGGGTTAGCTATTTATGATACGATGCAATTTGTCCAGTGTGATGTAGCTACCTATTGCATTGGTCAGGCATATAGCATGGCGGCAATTCTCCTTGCCGGTGGTACGAAAGGAAAGCGATTTGGCCTTCCGCACACCAGGATCATGCTCCATCAGCCGTGGGGCGGCATGAGAGGTACCGCAACGGATATCAGTATTCAGGCAGAGGAGATACTGAGAATGAAAAAATGTTTGAATGGAATTCTCGTAAAACATACCGGGCAACCGTTAGAGCGCGTCGAATTGGATGTTGATCGTGATTTTTATATGTCATCTCATGAGGCAAAGGCATACGGTCTTGTTGATGAGGTGATAGAGTCTTTGCGAGATAAAAAGAAGTAA
- the hxlB gene encoding 6-phospho-3-hexuloisomerase — protein sequence MKIEADSTGIKAITRIILDEIHSVLEKIDEHDYEEFLSSLLSANNIFVTGQGRSGLVSRTFAMRLTHIGLNAYCVGDATTPNIDQGDLLIACSSSGSTHITRYIAGLAKKAHAIVAAVTSQKNSPLAGQADIVVELPVKEVSTNHKDCGSIQFRSTLFEQACLVYLDGIILSLVKKLKSSENEMHKRHSNLE from the coding sequence TTGAAAATTGAGGCTGATTCGACAGGGATCAAGGCAATTACCCGCATTATTTTGGATGAAATTCATTCGGTGCTTGAAAAGATCGATGAACATGATTATGAAGAATTTCTCTCGTCTCTTCTTTCAGCAAACAACATATTCGTTACCGGCCAGGGACGATCGGGGCTGGTATCACGTACTTTTGCCATGAGACTCACCCATATAGGCCTCAATGCTTACTGCGTCGGCGACGCGACGACCCCCAATATCGACCAGGGGGATCTCTTGATAGCCTGCAGCAGTTCGGGCAGCACACACATTACCCGCTATATCGCCGGATTGGCAAAAAAGGCCCACGCCATTGTAGCGGCAGTGACCTCTCAAAAAAATTCCCCACTTGCGGGGCAGGCAGATATTGTTGTTGAATTACCCGTAAAGGAAGTGAGCACCAACCACAAGGATTGCGGATCTATTCAGTTTCGCAGCACGCTCTTTGAGCAAGCCTGCTTGGTCTATTTAGACGGGATTATTCTTTCTCTGGTAAAAAAACTCAAGAGTTCAGAAAACGAAATGCATAAACGGCACTCCAATCTGGAATAG
- a CDS encoding YggT family protein yields MGTLLGKLISLYEIALLIRIVLSWVPHNPYNQAIQFLYKITDPVLNPVRRLIPPFRGIDFSPVIVFIGLGVVKRMVGGMF; encoded by the coding sequence TTGGGTACCCTGCTTGGTAAACTCATTAGTCTTTACGAAATTGCGTTGCTTATTAGAATCGTACTCTCGTGGGTTCCGCACAATCCCTATAATCAGGCCATACAATTTCTGTATAAAATCACCGACCCTGTGTTAAACCCGGTCAGAAGACTCATTCCTCCTTTCAGAGGCATAGATTTTTCCCCCGTTATTGTGTTTATTGGTTTGGGTGTTGTTAAACGGATGGTAGGGGGGATGTTTTAG
- a CDS encoding transposase, whose protein sequence is MDARKLSNLLRGGFLVPVYHDGSKRERLRSLMSGYQDFIEEGVRLKNRYKSLFRKSGKKIKGEALYNDESFLEGLERRDFQFIGTQIYQLLEKMEEGRQEYVKEIVRCSKGFKEIKYLKSIPGIGSIQAAKIVSQVIDPERFSSKYKYYSYCGLVRHKRISDGRGYGSEKIWGNRILKCVYKMAGHSVLKGKSGLRNYYDTLRLKGIGHDNAYNAVCRKIAAISLSVWRKSEKYNDRLITGNLIK, encoded by the coding sequence ATGGATGCCAGGAAGCTGTCGAATCTTTTGCGAGGAGGTTTTCTCGTACCGGTATATCATGATGGTTCAAAGAGGGAGAGGTTAAGGAGTTTAATGTCCGGGTATCAGGATTTCATTGAAGAGGGTGTGAGGCTAAAGAACCGATACAAATCCTTATTTCGGAAAAGTGGGAAGAAAATCAAAGGTGAAGCGTTATATAACGACGAGAGTTTCCTGGAAGGATTAGAGCGAAGAGACTTTCAATTTATTGGCACGCAGATCTATCAGCTTTTAGAGAAGATGGAAGAAGGCAGGCAGGAATATGTAAAAGAGATAGTTCGATGCAGTAAGGGATTTAAAGAGATAAAATATCTCAAGAGCATTCCCGGCATTGGGAGTATCCAGGCGGCGAAGATCGTATCACAGGTAATAGACCCGGAGAGGTTTAGCAGTAAGTACAAATATTACAGCTACTGTGGGTTGGTGAGGCATAAGAGGATAAGTGATGGGAGGGGATATGGGAGTGAAAAGATTTGGGGAAATCGGATATTAAAATGCGTATACAAGATGGCAGGACATTCGGTTTTAAAGGGTAAGAGCGGTTTAAGGAACTATTACGATACCTTGCGGTTGAAAGGCATCGGTCATGACAATGCCTATAATGCAGTATGTCGTAAGATAGCGGCAATATCTTTAAGCGTGTGGAGGAAGAGTGAGAAATATAATGACAGACTGATCACTGGCAATCTAATCAAGTAA
- the ruvX gene encoding Holliday junction resolvase RuvX, which yields MRILGIDYGEKRIGMAISDPLGITAQGLPTIAYSHIQEALQKIMTVISEKEVGEIVVGLPKHMNNSLGESARAALSFAEQLKKCTGISVKTIDERLSTTRAHRAMLEGNLSRKQRKDRVDMIAAQLILQHYLDSFSANR from the coding sequence ATGCGTATTCTTGGAATTGATTATGGCGAAAAGCGAATTGGAATGGCAATAAGCGATCCGCTCGGGATTACCGCGCAGGGATTGCCAACGATAGCATATTCACATATTCAAGAGGCATTGCAAAAGATAATGACCGTTATTTCTGAAAAAGAGGTCGGAGAGATCGTTGTTGGCCTACCAAAACACATGAATAATTCGTTGGGCGAAAGCGCGCGGGCGGCGTTGTCTTTTGCGGAACAGTTAAAAAAATGCACGGGAATATCGGTAAAAACCATCGATGAACGGCTCAGTACAACACGGGCGCACCGGGCTATGCTTGAAGGGAATCTTTCCCGAAAACAGCGGAAGGATCGTGTTGATATGATTGCTGCGCAATTGATTTTGCAACACTATTTGGATAGTTTCAGCGCCAACCGATGA